TCAAGCGGCTCGCCGGCTGGGGTGACTGGGCGGGCGATCCGGTCGCGCGCAAGCTGTACGACCGCGCGGTGTTCCATATCGTGCCGAACATGAATCCGGACGGCAGCGTGCACGGTAACTTGCGCACCAACGCCGTGGGCGCGAACCTGAACCGCGAGTGGATGGAGCCGGACGCGCAGCGCAGTCCCGAGGTGCTGGTCGTGCGCGATGCGATCGAAGCCACGGGCGTCGATCTTTTCTTCGATATCCACGGCGACGAGACGCTGCCTTATGTATTCGTCGCGGGTTCGGAAATGCTGCCGGGCTTTACCGATCAGCAACGCACGGAGCAGAAGGCGTTCATCGAGGCGTTCAAGGTGGCGAGCCCTGACTTTCAGGATCAGCACGGCTACGAGGCGAGCCGCTACCGCGAAGATGCACTCAAGCTCGCGTCGAAGTACATCGGCCACCGCTATGGCTGCCTGTCCCTCACGCTCGAGATGCCGTTCAAGGACAACGCCAATCTGCCCGACGAACGCGTAGGCTGGAATGGCGAGCGCAGCGCCGCGCTCGGCGCTGCGATGTTGCAGGCCATCTTGCATCACGTGGAGACGTTCGCGTAACGTCGTCATTGCTACGCAAGCATAAAAAAGGGGGAAGCGGCCAGGCCGTTTCCCCTTTTTTTTACATCGAGAGCGGCAACGACCTTTAGTGAGTCGTCGTCTTCTTTGAAGTGGTTTTCTTTGCAGTCGATTTCGTTGTCGATTTCGTCGACTTGCTGGCCGACTTCGCGCCGCTCGTCGACGAACTGTGGCTCGACTTGCCCGGCGCCGTCTTCTTCGAACCCTTGCCGGTGGCCTTCTTGGTCGAATGCTTGCCCTTGCCGTGTGCGCCGCTTTGCGACGCCGTGCCGCGCGCGCTGCGTGCGTGCGCTGGCGGGACCGGATCGTTCCAGCTGAACGCGAGCATCTGTTGCCCGACATAGCCGCAGCGGAACTTCAGATCGTAGGGCGCGTTACCGCTTTCCTTGGCAATGCCGATGCCGTCGACGGTCACGATCGTGTCGACCTTCACGCGCTGCTTGCCTTCGTCGAACGAGTCGTTCCACGGCGTTACGCTCGCGTGCGCACTGTCGAACGAACTCGGCGGAAACTCGACGTGATCGAGCGCCGCCGAAGTACTTGCTACGAAATCGCCATGCGCGGCACAGTCCGCGACCAGCGGGTCTGCGTGCATCTGGGTAACGAACTGATTGACGAGATCGTTGTGTTGTTCAAGTTGATCGGCCTGTGCGGCTGGCGCGGCGATGAGTATGAGGCTCGCGGCGCACGCCGCCAGTTGACCGGCTACCAACAACAGCCGGCGGGATGCATGATTGCAGTCCATCTGCTTGCTAGAGAAGAGGGTGTGACGTCAGGCACCGTAAGATGCGGCACGGCCGGGTTGAGTTCAATCCGGAAACAATTATTTTCTTCTGTCTGAGCGGAGGGACCGGCGCAAACGTTGCTACATATGCGCCGCCGGCCAATTGCGACGTGTCGCCGCGCCCGGCATCGCGTTACTGGCGGCGGGGCTGTCGAACGAGCCGTGGCTCAGGTCCGCGGGCCGCCCAACCGATAGCGGCGCACGTCGTAGGTGGTGACCCAGGTCGGCCGGTAGACGGCAATCAACGCCGTTGCCATGCCGGTGAACCAGGCCTCACCCGAAGCGAGCAGAAATACGCTGAATGCATAACCCGCGGGCACGGTGATCGCCGAGCCGCCGTTGAGTGCGACATGGGTGCCGAGCGCGAGATAAGCCGCCGCCGAAACGGCGATAGCCGGCGACACGAAACCTTGACCGACAATGAACATGAAGAGGTTGCGCGGCAGCCAGGCGGTACAGGCGCGCTGCAGCAGCGCCGAAATCGCAACAGGGAACGCGCCGAATACCAGGAAGGTGAGGGCGACGCCTTCCCAGGTGGCGTCGAACACGAGTGCGGCGAGCCCCACGACGACGCCCATGGCGACAAGCGCGAGCCCCCAGTCGAATAGCGTAACCACGAGCGTGGCGCCGAGCAGGTGCAGCACGGTACCGTCTTCGAGCCACGCGTTGCTCGCCCACAGCACCGAGATCGCGACGACGATCGCGAGCCACACGTGCTGGAGCGTCGCGTCCTGAAGACGCTTGAAGGGGTTCTTCCACAACGCGAGCGCGAGCAACCCCACGGTGACAACCCAGGCACCGATAGCAACCCAGAGCGGAAGCGGCGTAAATAGGAACCCCATGTGCTTCATATTACTCGTTGGAGGGCAAGACGTGTGCACGAGCTAGCACCAGGGCTTCCTCGTCCACGCTCTCGCTGGCCTCGTGAGCCTCGACGGGGCGCACCTGCTGCGCCGCGGCAGGGTCGCCATAAGGCGGTGTCTGCGGCTCCGCGGCAATGGGCAGCGGCTCCGCACTGTCGCCTGACAGCAACGGATAGCGAAACGCGAGACTCTCGCGTGCACGCAACGGCACCGGGCCATGCTCGCCGTGCCTCGGCTTCGCCGGCCGCTCGCACTGCGCGCGCAGCACCTGCAGCTGGTTTGCGAGCAGGCCGTTGTAGATCGCGACAGCCGCAGCGCGATTGGGCGCGCCTAGCTGCTGAAAGATGCTTGTCAGATGGACTTTCACGGTGCCCTCGCTGATGCCTAGCGCTCGAGCGATCATCTTGTTCGTATTACCCATATGGACGCAGCGCAGGATCTGCTCCTGTCGCGGCGACAGGTTGACCTTTGGCCGCACCTTGCGGGCCTGTGCGGCGGCCTTGGCGTTGCGTCGGGGCGGCAGGGGCCACGGCGTGCACGGGCCGAGCACGTCGGCCGGGAGGTGATCGCCGCCGAGCATGATCAGCTCCAGAAATTTCACGATCAGGATGGAGTCCGTCGTGCGCCGGATGATGCCGCGGGCGCCTTCGTCGATGAGCGCTCGCACGGTCGCGGGCGTCTCCCCACTGTCCACCAGGATGGCCACGGGCAGGCTGCGGTGCCGCATGACAAAGTGGCGCAGCTCGCCGGCGCGAATGCCGTCGTGCCAGTCGATCACGATCAGGTTGGGAGTGAAGCGTTGCATCGCGCGCTCAGCACTGCGCCAGTCCGGCGCGTCATTGAAGCGTGCGCGGCGGTCGATTTGTCTTAACAGCGCCTTGAGCCCTTCACGCCTTTCGGCGTCCGGATTGAGTACAACGAACCGCATGGATATGCCCTCCTGTCGTTGACGGTCTCTCGAAATGTTGTGCAATGCGCATCGCTTCTAAGCGACGGTGAACCAGACCAACAGCTCCATGATGACAAAAAGGTCGAGCGCTGGCGGCCTGTCCAAAAGGCATAAGACATAGGGCAAAAAAAAGTCCCGCACACAGGCGGGACCGGGTAGGAATTCTGGAGTTTTCTTAGTGGAAGTGTGGCTGTACAGGCTCAGCATCTTCCGGCATCTCGGCGTGGACGATCTCGCCGAGTGGGTCCGCGTAGAGCGGGACGCCGCAGTCATCGCAATATTCCGGCTCGAAGCGGCCCGCATGACGACGGATGTCGGTGATACCCGATTCCTTGAGCAACGCAACGATCTCTTCGAGCGGGCCGCTGCTGACACTCTCTTCGGTCGGTTCTTCGTCGATATCGGCGTCGCCGTTCTCGCGGCCATAAAGCGGCCAGACCACGCCATACAGCACATCATTGCTGCCGCGCTTCGTGAAACCGATGCGGTATTCGTCGATGCGACGCTCGCCGAAGCCGGCGACGACGGCGCGCAAGTCCTGCGCACTCGCGCCAATCGTGTCGAGCAGGTAGCGCACCGCGGTGCGGATCGT
The Paraburkholderia acidiphila genome window above contains:
- a CDS encoding M14 family metallopeptidase, yielding MTIAITSQFDAGAIEVLSSERADDIRLRVRADNQSEFAQWFYFRVSGVRGERCVMTFENASACAFPEGWRNYQAAASYDRVNWFRVPTSYDGTQLIIDHTPDFDSIYYAYFEPYSEERHAEFLGALQQLPHAALTDLGQSVEGRPMSLLSLGMPGDTAPDGKPKKTVWIIARQHPGESMAEWFVEGLVKRLAGWGDWAGDPVARKLYDRAVFHIVPNMNPDGSVHGNLRTNAVGANLNREWMEPDAQRSPEVLVVRDAIEATGVDLFFDIHGDETLPYVFVAGSEMLPGFTDQQRTEQKAFIEAFKVASPDFQDQHGYEASRYREDALKLASKYIGHRYGCLSLTLEMPFKDNANLPDERVGWNGERSAALGAAMLQAILHHVETFA
- a CDS encoding BspC domain-containing protein; amino-acid sequence: MDCNHASRRLLLVAGQLAACAASLILIAAPAAQADQLEQHNDLVNQFVTQMHADPLVADCAAHGDFVASTSAALDHVEFPPSSFDSAHASVTPWNDSFDEGKQRVKVDTIVTVDGIGIAKESGNAPYDLKFRCGYVGQQMLAFSWNDPVPPAHARSARGTASQSGAHGKGKHSTKKATGKGSKKTAPGKSSHSSSTSGAKSASKSTKSTTKSTAKKTTSKKTTTH
- a CDS encoding energy-coupling factor ABC transporter permease, with the translated sequence MGFLFTPLPLWVAIGAWVVTVGLLALALWKNPFKRLQDATLQHVWLAIVVAISVLWASNAWLEDGTVLHLLGATLVVTLFDWGLALVAMGVVVGLAALVFDATWEGVALTFLVFGAFPVAISALLQRACTAWLPRNLFMFIVGQGFVSPAIAVSAAAYLALGTHVALNGGSAITVPAGYAFSVFLLASGEAWFTGMATALIAVYRPTWVTTYDVRRYRLGGPRT
- a CDS encoding LuxR family transcriptional regulator, with the translated sequence MRFVVLNPDAERREGLKALLRQIDRRARFNDAPDWRSAERAMQRFTPNLIVIDWHDGIRAGELRHFVMRHRSLPVAILVDSGETPATVRALIDEGARGIIRRTTDSILIVKFLELIMLGGDHLPADVLGPCTPWPLPPRRNAKAAAQARKVRPKVNLSPRQEQILRCVHMGNTNKMIARALGISEGTVKVHLTSIFQQLGAPNRAAAVAIYNGLLANQLQVLRAQCERPAKPRHGEHGPVPLRARESLAFRYPLLSGDSAEPLPIAAEPQTPPYGDPAAAQQVRPVEAHEASESVDEEALVLARAHVLPSNE